The sequence gactgtattttataaatattgaggtctttcatgttaaaagtagagctaatatcaaagtttaatggcaatttaatgacataattatttgatttaatcatttttaacacTTTGAATTGTCTAACACTACTTACTTGTAATTTATGATCGGTTTCCAAAAGATACCGTTCAGGTCTAatctatatcatgaaataatttcCAACATTAAGTGCATCATGATACTTAAGTAAATCAGCtcgaaatttgtattgttcattacttgcttgaatttatttcatgatcttaatatgcaaattatgaacTCTACATGGTAATGACTCAGCTAACTTAGACATCCTATCATGAGGAGATAGGGGAAGGTGTTCTATAGGCTTTTCAGGCTTGTAACTATGAacactaaatgattgagggtgTGGAATAAGACAAACATTGTTTGAAACCTGTGTAGATATGGTATGGACACAATCAAGTAAACtaggattatcttcatcttcctcataaTGTGCATGTGGTAAGGGGTCAAAAAGCtcaacatgttgctctaaacttAAGATGTGTTGGACACCAAGCATGTGGGATGAGGAATCAGGTAATTCAAGAGGACTAATATCACGAGACTCTTCTAAGACCATATTTATCTCTATAGGCGGTTCCACTAAAGAGTTCCCTAAAATTTCCTCCACCATTAAAGCAGACATATTAGACTCTTTCTTAACCTCAGCATCAAGCTCATGTGAGCTTATTGTGTTAAATCCTTTTTCTTGCATATCCTCGTCATCTAGGTCACTAAAATCCTCAAGATTAAGCTCATACACTTCAACACTACAATATTCCTCTTTACCTATatccttatatttttggatgactAAAGGTTTAAAGGTACAATCTAAAGAGATATGACCAAAACCTAGACAATTAGTACACTTAACCATTGAACTCACCTTAGACACTCCTTTAACAACTTGTTTGCCTTTATCTTTCTTATAAAGTTGGGAGTTACTAGGATTAGTTATGTGGGGTGGAGCATCTAACAAAGAATCATTACTTCTGAATTGGAACCTATTAGGGATACTATAAGAGTCTTGACGATTTTTTCACTGATTCTTTGTGACCAACTTGTAGTCTTTAACTAAGGTATAAGCTTGGTTAAGGATATAtacaccttgaaatacaacttctcttctaagatcatcatttaagcctTTACAAAATCTACGCAAAGTCATGGCTTCATTCTCTCTTATGGCACATCTAATCATGTAATCGTTAAACTGCGTTAAATACTCATTGATAGACTTATTCCCTTGTCTTAGATTGTTCCATTGGTCTCAGAGTTTATTCCTATAAGACTGGGGTAGGTACTTTTcctgaagtttttgtttcattttgatccaatcaattataggaggtttacctctcatctctaaacaatcctcaacatctctccaataaattttggcttCATCAATGAGTTTAATCTCAGCAAATCTAACTTTTCTATTATCAGACAAGTTATGCCACTCAAAGAATCTATCCATATCacgaatccacatatcaaatatccaaAAGGTCATAGTGACCGTTAAAAGTGGGGGCTTCTATTGTGTTAGGACTTAAGACTCGCTCATCAAAGTCATCATGTTTAAAGTGACCTAAATGATAGTCATACTAGTGACACTCAGAGTGAACTTGTCCGTAATGATTGTTCTTGTGATATTCATTAGTCTTTGAATGTCGTATTCGAAAACTCTCTTGGGGCTCAATTCTCTTAAACATATTGATCGCCTAAGTTTGCAGTTTCCTTTAAATGATCATAAGAGTATCACTAAAGGTTTAGTCTACAATAAGTGTAAACTTAAGATTGGACACTAGATGATCGTGACACAAATGCATGCAACACTAACTTATAAATGgaattgagatcacaaatgatttttgcatgtaaaatcacaatacaaaaataaagttaatttttttatctttttttttttaaatgtggagattaatcaagaacaaattacactCATAAAATTATAAGCATGTAATACTAGATTCTTAAgtgtaaataattaatcaaacacGATGTCACAAGCAAGAActcataattatcaaatagaataagatattagctattattgatgaaagaggttgatgaacaaaattaacaattaaaaaaacactaagtgagattattattattattttttttaggaattttctAGGCAcaaaagtaatattaataataacttaaatgacaagtgaaaaaccaagaaaaataaacttcaaCAAATATGGGAGAGTGATTCATTGACTAGAGTGCTGGGAGGAAGCTAGAATTTGTTGGAGCTGATGTTGCAAACTAGATGAATTGACTGCTGATACGGCAGATGACATAGCCAGTTTGCTTACGTGGCGAGTGACGTGGATGATCATGTCTGGCGTGGCAGTGGTGGCATGGCTGATGACGTGGTAGGGCTAATTAATTTTGCGTTGAGAGTTTTCTTCGGTTTCCTGGTTTCCTtcaagggtgtttgggagtgcggtagtggttgcttttcaaatagcttttcgtgccgaaaagcatgccaataatgtttttttattttttaaaaatcacttttaatatcaacacatcaaaacgattcagaaAGTataaaccgaactcaattttagcaaaaaaaaaaaaattaaaattttgcaaaaagTTGTTTGGACCACAGTGCCAAACAGCCTTatggttaattaattgatgtggAGATGATGTGGCTTCACTGACTGATTTGGTAGCAATGGGCTGACGTGGAAAAGGTTAATTAATTTGCCTTGAAAGCCTACACTGAATTCCTTGTTTCACTGTTGCTCTTGCCGCCGCCTCCACACAGATCTACTCCTAGGACTGATTCAATGAATTAATCCCGATGACCCGATGCAGATGAAAAGACAAAGGTGTTGGACTGCCATGTGAGAACTGTTGTGGATCTTGGTGGCTGTTAGGAGAAGCCAACTGCTCTCTGGCGAGGGTAACGTACTCTGCAATTGATGTATGCTAGAGGATTTTTTGGTGTGGATGCACAAATTGGAAGAGATGATTGGTTGTTGTCTTCTATGGGGATCTGTCAAGTTGAATAGCAGTAGATAGATAGTCGAGGCAGAGGTTGTGGCGTGGCTGGTGCCTGGGTTGGTTGGTGGCTGTTGTCACTAATGGATCTGCTGTGAGGAGGCGCTGTGGGAGTTTACTGGTGGTGCGAGATGGTAGCTGGATGGCAGATCTGTCGATGGCGTTGAGAGTGGCCTGCTGTAGGAGGTGATGCGATCTGTCGCCGTGGATGTTGTAAAGAGCTGTCGTGGGTTTTGGTGGCTATTGGGATGCCCAATCTGCTTTCTCGTGAGGATGGTGTGCCCTGCAACGGCAGTTTTTGATGATGAACAGTGACCAATGTTGATTGCGGCGGCTGTTTGCTGGtggagaagatgaacagtgtttccttttatttatttattttttaagaacagtagggttttttttttctttttttttaagatcaaattaGGGTTAAACATAAACATATAGATCGTTTAtttgtaagaacaattaaaagtcATACTCTGATACTAAATTCAATGCgagacaataaataataaaaattaaagcaataAAAGATTGAagctaaagaagagaaaaaaggagaTTAGAGATATACAAAAGCtgcaatattttcattaatcatcaaaagtcccttaacatttaaatattaatactaaaaccctaactataATAAATGATTAGGCTTATGACTCGCTAAATAAAATacccaacaataattaaatcaaacccaacaaataaagctaaattaataaaactcatctaaaagtttatatatattaaacccaaaacataagttaaaacCTAATTTCTCAATTATTTGGGCTATCATCTATGATCATTcgcgtgcataaataatatttcggattcggtgtccccatcaaaTTTCAGCAGCTCAGAGTGCTGACTAATAACATCATGTTAGGCCCAAATGGAATAAAAATCATATAGGTTCTGATCCCATGGTCATATAACCAGAAACAAAACCATACAATCTGTCATTAACAAGCAATAGCATAAATCTTAAACAACTTTCACTTGCGTGtgcaaatgacaaaaaacaGGCTGTAACAAAACATTGTTGGTCATGGATgcatggaaaataatttaacattagTTCCAGCATTCAAGCAAACCAAGAGGCATGCCTTTTACCAAAgccttaaaaaaatctcaaggcATTCCATAAGTGCCGGACAACAGTGACCCATCTCAATGTTGTTATACTTTACTTGAGCATGTCCCAAATTGTGAGCATTTTGACATTGTTTAGATAAATAGTCTGCTTCCaaaaaaatgcatgaaattAACCAATACCAAAGAACTTTAAAGAAGTTCTAAAGTAGAGCTGCCGATAGATAGGGATGCAGTAGATGCATGTGAAATTCAACGCAGAGATTGTCTAATAGGAAAATTCCCTTCTATCTCAAGGCACTTGGgtttaaacattaaattgatcTCAACTGCCCAAGTCATGGAGAACAAAGATTGTCAATCTATCTAATGGCTTTCTACTGTTTCCATTTTTGAGCAGCAGTTACaatcctcttctctctctcaatttttaGTGATTGAGCCCTCCGCGGGCATTTGTTCTCATTCTCTCTTTACAGGCGTTGCTGATGTTACTGAGTCCAGTTCCGCTAAAGAAGGTTCAGTTGTACTCAGAAAATTTTAGGgggcaaaaaaatataaagaagcaAAAACAGGACATTAATAACATGAAGAACTGCAGCattgccacaaaaaaaaaaaaaaaaaaaaaaaggaaaaggaaaagaaaagaaaaaagaaagaaaggaaaagagtaAACCCATCTGCGAAAACTGACCTATGCATTTGATATCAAGCAGTATACAGGCATTTCAACTCTGAATCTCATTGTTGATGAATAAACATAACAAACAGATTTAAGCTCATCCAAAATGGTTCACCACTCCCATAAAGGGTCATTGACGAGgacatttattttcttctgaAGAAATTTTAGTAcatcttctcttccttcttttATAAGCAATTGTCTTAACCTCCCAAATGTCACACCCGAAGGCCGAATTCCCTTTTCTATCATCTCTTCCAATAAGATACAAGCCTGAGTGACATCACCCTTCACGCAGAGTCCATTTATAAGAACTTGAAAAGTGTGCATGTTCGGCATAAACCGCTTCAACTTCATGTACTTCCACACTTTAAGTGCCTTTTTTAGCTCATCCCTCTCACAAAACATTTTTATCATCATAGTATATGTATCTGCATCTGGCTCGCATACCTTGATCATCCTGAGAAATACCCTATAAGCCTCATCAGTCTCTCCAAGGCCAATCAAACTGCTCAGAATGATATTGAAGGTCCTTGAATTTGGCATCACACCCTTGCAATCCATCTCATTTAAGACTCTGTAAACGTTTTTAAGCCTGTTTGCTTTACAAAAAGCACCGATCAAAGCATTATAAACTGCAACATCAGCCTCGATTCCATTATTTTCCATCTCTAGGAAGGTGCTGACAGCATCCTCAATCCGATTCTCTATTCCGTATGTATGAACCAGAACACTATAAATGAAAGGAGTTGGCTTGCAAACTGTAGAGTCCATTTCACTGACAATTCCAAGGGCTTCATCAACCCTCCCAGCCTTGCAAAGCACATCTACCATGATACCATAAGTCACGATATCAGGTCTACAACCATTGCTGACCATTTCTCTGAAAATCTCCCTTGCTTTAGGCAGATTTGGATCCTTTCCCCATCCTTCAAGCAATATACTATAAGTTTTTGAGTCCGGAACAAACTGGTCCTTCATACTGTCAAAGATCTCCTGAGCCTTCCTCACATTCTTAGACTTACATAAAGCACTAAGCAACCCATTAAACGCCGCTAAATTTGGAGGCACGTCATACTTATCCATGATATTAAACGTGTAAACAGCCTCCTCCACCTTCTGAGCTCTAGCATACTTTCTCATAATAATACAAAAGGTCTCAACATTTACCATTCTCTTACTCTTCATAACCTTCACAACATCCCACATTAGCTGATACTGCCTTATCTTAGCTAGAGAATCAATCACAGTATGGAAAGCCTTAACACTATGGTTATAATGCCGTTGTTTCTCGGCCCATTCGAAGAATCGATAAGCCACCATCCCAGCATTTTCAAACTTCTTAAGGACATCCTCCACTATCTGTTCTGAAACCCTAACCCCACTTTGATCAAGGGCAGTATCAAGTGTGACTACCGACGAAGACATCATAATTTTACATATTGTTTTCGTTGTATCACTTGTTTCACTTGACATGTATCTTctctttatcattttattaaatcccGAATATAATTTATTCGAGTTATTATAAATTCTGCTCATCTCTGTTAAACCCAAAATCTACCTGAAGCAAACACCCACAAaactgtaattaattttttttctttatctgatACATCTGTCATTCAATGGAGTGTAAGCATATGTTTTTATGGGTAAGAAAGGAtttttaaacaagaaattaagagaGGAAACAATAATTAACGTAAGTAATAATGAATTTAGAAAACGATAAGATTTACCGTGACAGCTAAAGCTCTGTGACTGCTGCTAAGCTAGCTGTTGTTTCATTTCCGCCACTGTATCGCTCTCAACGGAAGAGGAGATGAACGAATCTGGTACTGCTATATACGTAATTTTTACTTACATTTAAGGGCATTTCGTTCTCTGTTTATCAACTTAAACGAGGCCCATAAGAGAAATTCACCCgggcctttattttatttgggctccctgatatgaaaataaaaattaaagagagagagagttcaatttgggcttttatcttttgattcaGTTTGCGCAAGACATCCCGTCACGATATCACGGACTGAGTTTTCTAAACAtgtagaacaaaaacaatttacatcaatatattaaaataatttaaaaatattataattatattaatttaaaataaataaattttaattattattttaaaaaaaattaaaatacaaaaacaaacataccaaaataaaaaattgctgAAATTTGAAGCATCCTTAAAATTACCAAAGCCATAATCATCTCCCTTCCCAGCCACTACAAATCTAACCAGTCACAATATATAAAGTCGGCACTCTCACGGGGGCTCTAGAAACAACTCCTCCACCGAGATATGGCGTCCCTTCAATCACAATGTCAATCGGTATTCAACACCACCGACTAGCAGACCACCTTTTTCCCTTGACAATCGCCCTTCTCGTCCATACCTGAGATACTGCTAAATCTGCAGAATTCAAGGCCATGCTGCCAAAAGGTGTCCCTTATTCCGGCTAGTTCTTATTTCCTCGACCACCACCAACTCCACTCCTCCACCAAATCATCTCTCTCTTTAACATGGATTCTGGATATTAGAGCATCTCATCATTTTACCTATGATCACACCAACCTCTCCTACACCAACCCAATATTTTTAACACTTTCTCATTGATAAGAACATAACCAAACAATAATTAAAGGTACTTCTCATTTTgtgtttcaaattttatattttgtaatttttgtattAGAGTTTTGATGGTATGAGTTAaatattcctttttctttagagCTATATgatgtgaaattaattaattcacttgtgatttatttttatatgtatatatagaaGATATTAATAGAATGAAATATATCATGttcttttatatgaaaattaaaattttcatttctaacCCTAGAAAAAGGTATTTACTAATGATTATTTAGCTTAAGTTCAACATTATGTACTCAAGATTGTTATAGCTCATTTAATGTTGATGATGCTTGTAATTTGGCTAAAAACACTTACCCCGTAGATTTTGATGAGCAATAAAGACttcatttaagattttaattgcaACATTATAAGTTTAATGTacaaaaatttcataaatttactattattttttagttgtgtAGAGCAATgacaacttctaaaaaaaaaaaaaaaaaatctatcatttAATTGATAGATTAATTTGACTAATCTTAACTCTTTATGCATTTATAACAATTACAAACGAAAGCTTTCTCTCAAAAGAAATTTGTGAAAACAAGGCTCATTATTAAAATGAATGATAACTTTCTtgctaataatttaattgtctacgtagaaaaaaaattgttatgagCTTCATAACATATATTATTATGGATGAGtactattttataaaagataattgaggATGATTTAGTTtagagtttttttgtttttttttttatgtttatattgaacatctttaatttttagtatttattggAATATAATAGAATactgcatataaaaaaattaagaattttattttgttataattattaagCTCATTGGAATGGAATTTGGTTTCATTTTTtactagtatttatataattgtttcagTGTATTttgttataagaaaaatatgaagatgataagtatttattataaaagaattatgggtattaaaaaaaaatcaaaatagcaaatatattatgtttttaatttttcattaatcatcaggTTGACAAGATTAATGATTCAGTATGAAATGTTAAGCCAATTTAATACAATGGgtatgtaaaaatataatttataaaaaattaataatcaaagtGTTTCtcaccttttaaaaaattaattattaataattttctcttattatttaaataaaaaaagtgattaaaatataaaatcacattttgtCATTCTTCACAataattctcttttattttatgccGGTAAACCTTTCAATATCTTTTAAAACTTGTTgtcaaaacaattattttattataaaaaaactaagggtgcgtagtttttttttttatattttactgcAGATTGTGaggagaattattatttttttttaattgtgtttcttttttttttcctcctagaATTTTTTTACACTTTGGTCCTTTAGTTTCTTTATCTTCTTATTTGGTCCTTTAAACTTTATTTGATTTCCAAttgtttttggtgatttatttttcatgcatgttTATAGATATCTCAAGGTGTCGAGGAACCATTTTTCActcagttaatttttaatttgaaaaaaaaaacttaattttattgatttaaaataattagagattCAATCATTGACTTTGAAGTTTagataaatattatatcttttttcCTAACATCAaggattgatttgatttttatttttttaattattattttttttttttttttatcaattcattccttgatatttcatttaatttttacatcaaattttatcttgatttttcttgttttatccttttgttaattgaattttttatcacACCCCTTAAcatttggtttcaatttttttatgttaaatttaatcttattttttaaaattttatttgttttgttttatatccttgtttggttgaattttttcttcaatcttatctatcaatatttggttgatttggaatttgactttgtgattttttttagatttgtcttTTATGATATTAGTCTCATCTTCATGATTTAGGTCATGAGTTTCATAAATTAACTTAAGTtgacttatgtttttttagggtttttttttaaattgattatttttttaattttatcattcaacattgagttagTAGGAAATTGAgcttgatgattttttataatttttaatttatgagagttatctcgatctcatgtcTTGAGTTGCTGCCTTGGTAAGTGAACTCAAGTTGactcggatttttttttattttataaatttgattttttttagttttactttttaaaCATCGAGTtgtttgagaattgagctttgtatatttattcaatttgttttctatgagattatctcaatctcaCAACCAAGTTATGGATTTAGCAAGCTAGCTCGGTCAAGttttattacatgtttttttttcttccttaaatatttaatttgatgagaATTAAgattcaaatgttttttattttatttttttatggagctATCATATTctcatttgatttctattttgttattaaataagattattgaaaccttttaaaaaatactaagagTATATATTTCTGTAATATTGACAAACgcttattttttaagttgattattGTCAATTTTCAGTTTAGTTCAATTTATttactatcattattttttttaatttcttattaaattagccaaatttattgaatttagttGAAGTCaataaccataattttttttttttatcttttaaaaaattactagcatcacttgaatattatttttacaattaaaaaatatctaactcAACCTGCATAGTAGCACAAGCAAAAATCTAGTAAAATCTACTAGGTGCCGAATGCTTcacaaacaaattatttattaatattaaatattaacagAGAAATGATAGACATAAAGACtcatatttcataaataaataatgattattacgagaaacattttttattcaatcataaACACAAGATTAAATCTTTTATCAAGAACTCATTCGACATGTAGGAAGCAGGGAGAAACTCGGTGAATGTTCTATTTGTATGTATTTTATATGGCATTATGAAGGATGGCATcgcttttttttataaagtacaTGGCTCGCTCGCTCCAGCGCGTGTCCGGTGGTTCTGCAAACTCCCAAGCGAGTAGAGTGGAAGAGGTCCTGTTATGGACGGTTACCGAATGGAAGTTGGAAAGCACCAAGCCATCTTCTCTCAATGGCAGCTGTTaatattcttttcttattcCCCCTCTAGCCTTTTAAGCTTCTTCTTGGTTCTAGTTTTATTCTTCTAGTCCACCAAAATTGAgaaagcagagagagagagagagagagagatagagatagatagatagagagagagagagagagagagagagggagggattCTTCTTACATCAACATGTGCCCACACCACCACACACGCAAATCTCAAAAAACCCAATAACTCTGACAGTCTTCTCTTCTCGGTAAGTCGGTCTCAGTCAAccgtttcttc is a genomic window of Populus alba chromosome 5, ASM523922v2, whole genome shotgun sequence containing:
- the LOC118029226 gene encoding pentatricopeptide repeat-containing protein At1g77360, mitochondrial — protein: MSRIYNNSNKLYSGFNKMIKRRYMSSETSDTTKTICKIMMSSSVVTLDTALDQSGVRVSEQIVEDVLKKFENAGMVAYRFFEWAEKQRHYNHSVKAFHTVIDSLAKIRQYQLMWDVVKVMKSKRMVNVETFCIIMRKYARAQKVEEAVYTFNIMDKYDVPPNLAAFNGLLSALCKSKNVRKAQEIFDSMKDQFVPDSKTYSILLEGWGKDPNLPKAREIFREMVSNGCRPDIVTYGIMVDVLCKAGRVDEALGIVSEMDSTVCKPTPFIYSVLVHTYGIENRIEDAVSTFLEMENNGIEADVAVYNALIGAFCKANRLKNVYRVLNEMDCKGVMPNSRTFNIILSSLIGLGETDEAYRVFLRMIKVCEPDADTYTMMIKMFCERDELKKALKVWKYMKLKRFMPNMHTFQVLINGLCVKGDVTQACILLEEMIEKGIRPSGVTFGRLRQLLIKEGREDVLKFLQKKINVLVNDPLWEW